TAGCATCACACTAACTTATTTCGATATTGACCTTATATTTGCAATAGACATGGATATTGAATACATGTACCATTCCAGTCTACTGATTTAAACAACAGTAGTCCCATTCTTGAGTTGATTTCATGATTCTCCAATGAAAGAAGAGCCATTTATTTTCTGTTTTCTCATATAGGACAGTGACCCAAGATCTGTGCATAGGCCCATACATGTTGAATATATCTACGGCCTACGGGGTGAGAAGCATCAGAGAAAAATGACTTTGTCTACATGATTTATCAGTGGAACTGGCAAGAATCCTGTCAGGTTAACTAGGCCTGTCTGTGCAATTGACTAAACATGCTAAACGAACTAGAGCATGGcaaattccaaaacatttgttaTATGCTATACTGATCCCTTATGAATTCCCGCCACCATGTTATTCAAAAAATGTTCCTTAATAGAAAACAAGCAATGGACACCTTTTTTTTGTCAGAACAGCCAGTGAGCATGTGCTCTATGCCTCTATAAGACATGCACAAGAATTATGTATCGTGTACACTGGGTGAACTAGCATTATCTAATAAATGTCAATCACATTATCATTAATGCTTTAGTGCCCTTCATAGAGTAAacaggacaagattagtttaggaAAACAGGATAGAATTTGAAGAAAATGCATTGGTCGTTGTAAGCTATATAATTGGTGGCTTAAGTTCAGGTGTTGAGATATTGGTCTTCATATACAAGCATTTATGGCAATAACATCAGGGAGGATTAAGATCATTTTCTGACAATAAAAAAAGGAGAGGTGAAGACGTGAAGTGCAGGTTTCAATTCTTTATATAAATGATTGTGTCATGGATGTTAACAGAATTCAACTACAATACCATGCAAAAGATATGAATACCAATGAAGTAAGTCTAGAAACTCCAACTGTATCCAACCAAGAAATTAAAAGATTATGTTGTGAAGATAGATATAGCATGTCAGAAATACAGAATAGGTGAAATATTGCAGAATCTATGTAGGCAACCATCTACACTACAAAAGAAATAAATGAAGTTGAAGGAGTTTGATATTATAAGGGCAATCCCAACCCATGGCGTCCATAGATGATGTCTATGATGCCACATAAGCAAGACATCACCTTCAAAAACTACACTCTACAACGCATGGTTTCTTAGTGCGGAGTCTAATAAATTTATTCTCCTCTCCACCTATCATATTTGTTTTCCATCTTATCTATGATGAAGACACTACATTCTCCCAATGCAAACTTACTAGTTTCTAGTGTGTTGGATTTCGTGTTGAAACCGAGTCTTGCATGAGACCCGGTTTCttcccctctcttctctctctcgttTATTATAGTGTCACATAAACTAAAAGTCCTATGTGACTATATTTAATGCCATGGACACCATCCTACATGGAGGGTTGGAATGCCCTGATGGACTACTAAAGGTGTTGCAATAATGGAACGGTGTCATACTAGTACTAGTAGGGTTGGCCCCAGAAAGGGatggggctgtttggttgacATCCTAAACCAAATCTGCTCAGTACGTGATGTACCATCTTATAACCTAACAATGCAGATAAATGTACAAAAAAGTAAAATTTACATAATTATCAGTGCgtggaaaaaaaatttagataTAACCAATGGTGTCACACTAAAATTAGTTTCCCACAATTGCTCTGGTTTGATGTCAATTCATTTGAAAGAATAAGTGATCATTGCATCATGCACAAAAGTGGAGATACGATTATTACATAGAAACATAACAAGTATTACAATGTGTTTGGAATAAATCACCTTGAAGGAGAAGTCTTTGTTGCTCCGCAGGGCTAAGCAATGGTGGAGCCCATGTCATGAAGAAAGGAAATGCAGGACCTCGATATTTGTCAGTAGTATTGTTGGCAATCACCCTCAGCTTCATGGTCTCCCAGTTGAGCACAAGAAGATATGAATTGGGCTTTGTTATCGACCAGAACTCCATGTAGACACATCCATCCCTCACTGCCAGGATCCGCACCCTCTTCATCCACTCATCCTGCCGTagcctcttcttctttttttttctttttttttttgaaacttgcCGTAGCCTCTTCAACAACACAAATTGCTTTAGCAATGAGATCTGTTTTTTTATCACCCATCCTCCATCGTTGTCACGGACCCAGATCTGCACGACCTGGTCCTTGCTGGCCACAAGGCACAGCCCACCATGCTCAGCCATGTCCGCGACACAGTAGGACTCCTTGGCAGAGAACGGCACCTGGATGAGCGTCCATTCCATGGTAGTCGTGTCGAGCACCAAGGATCGCTCGATCTCTTCAGAATAGATGTACCTTTCCAACCTGGTGTTGGACTGCCAGTACGCGAACCGGCCGGCGCGCATGCCACCACGCATTCTCCAGGGCTCGGGCGCGCGCAAGAATGGGAGCGGTGCCCACTGGCCCGTTCGGGAAGAAAAGATGGCGGCCCTGACGCGGCCGTTCCAGAACTGCGCGCCAACCACCCGGAAGGAAGCGTCAGCGTCGTCGACCAGGAGGGCGTAGTGCACGGCGACGAAC
This portion of the Panicum virgatum strain AP13 chromosome 2N, P.virgatum_v5, whole genome shotgun sequence genome encodes:
- the LOC120660272 gene encoding uncharacterized protein LOC120660272 isoform X1, which translates into the protein MQFDFEFVAVHYALLVDDADASFRVVGAQFWNGRVRAAIFSSRTGQWAPLPFLRAPEPWRMRGGMRAGRFAYWQSNTRLERYIYSEEIERSLVLDTTTMEWTLIQVPFSAKESYCVADMAEHGGLCLVASKDQVVQIWVRDNDGGWVIKKQISLLKQFVLLKRLRQVSKKKRKKKKKRLRQDEWMKRVRILAVRDGCVYMEFWSITKPNSYLLVLNWETMKLRVIANNTTDKYRGPAFPFFMTWAPPLLSPAEQQRLLLQVFLSG
- the LOC120660272 gene encoding uncharacterized protein LOC120660272 isoform X2 yields the protein MQFDFEFVAVHYALLVDDADASFRVVGAQFWNGRVRAAIFSSRTGQWAPLPFLRAPEPWRMRGGMRAGRFAYWQSNTRLERYIYSEEIERSLVLDTTTMEWTLIQVPFSAKESYCVADMAEHGGLCLVASKDQVVQIWVRDNDGGWVIKKQISLLKQFVLLKRLRQVSKKKRKKKKKRLRQDEWMKRVRILAVRDGCVYMEFWSITKPNSYLLVLNWETMKLRVIANNTTDKYRGPAFPFFMTWAPPLLSPAEQQRLLLQG